A single genomic interval of Arachis duranensis cultivar V14167 chromosome 7, aradu.V14167.gnm2.J7QH, whole genome shotgun sequence harbors:
- the LOC107496834 gene encoding uncharacterized protein LOC107496834 — MSVEIIDGTTITNFVEDEEAFSTSVSDLFAQLDTDKDGFLSYTEMVKELQRLRVMETHFGVDVKRDPEEVARVYESLFVQFDHDMNGRVDKNEFKKETKKMLLAMANGLGSLPVQMALEHDSLLLKAVKREYSCAAASANNNLLAAA; from the coding sequence ATGAGCGTAGAAATCATAGACGGCACCACCATCACCAACTTCGTAGAAGACGAGGAGGCCTTCTCCACGTCCGTGAGCGACCTCTTCGCTCAACTGGACACGGACAAAGACGGCTTTCTGTCTTACACAGAGATGGTGAAGGAGCTCCAGAGGCTGAGGGTGATGGAGACGCACTTCGGCGTGGACGTGAAGCGCGATCCCGAGGAGGTGGCGCGTGTGTACGAGTCGCTGTTCGTGCAATTTGACCACGACATGAATGGGAGGGTAGATAAGAATGAGTTCAAGAaggaaacaaagaaaatgcttcTCGCCATGGCGAATGGGCTTGGATCATTGCCGGTTCAGATGGCGCTTGAACATGACAGTCTCCTCTTGAAGGCTGTTAAACGTGAATATTCCTGTGCTGCTGCTTCTGCTAATAATAATCTTCTTGCTGctgcttaa